The window AGACGTCATTGATGTCTTTGGTCTTAGCACGGCAAGAGCTATCGCACAAAGATGGAGACGAGGAAATGGCCATCCCCGAACACGCCTTGGAAGGAATCGAAAACCTGGATCCGCTTCCCGTCACCGTGCAGAAGCTGATCTCGTCGCTGAGCGGCAGCGAAGACGTCTCGTTCAAGGAGTTGGGACGCCTGATCGAATATGATCCCGCCGTGGCGGCCAACATTCTCAGAGTGGCCAACTCGGCCCTCTACGCCGGACGTCGCCGCATCGAAGATCCCAGAGACGCCGTGGTGCGCCTGGGAACCGCCACCTTGCTCGACATCGTGCTGGGCAGTTATCTCAAGGAACTGACCGTTTCGGCTCCTCTCTACAACCTCTCCGAAGAAGAGCTGTGGCTGCACTCGGCTGTCTGCTCCATCGCCGTCAAGCAACTGGCCAAGGAAGCCAACGTCAAGATTCCCCAGACCACCGTCATCGCCGCGCTGG is drawn from Acidobacteriota bacterium and contains these coding sequences:
- a CDS encoding HDOD domain-containing protein, with the translated sequence MSLVLARQELSHKDGDEEMAIPEHALEGIENLDPLPVTVQKLISSLSGSEDVSFKELGRLIEYDPAVAANILRVANSALYAGRRRIEDPRDAVVRLGTATLLDIVLGSYLKELTVSAPLYNLSEEELWLHSAVCSIAVKQLAKEANVKIPQTTVIAALVHDVGKIIMVRYMEADVDDILDLCRQEHLTFVEAERKLFGCDHAEVGAAIGRKWAFPQPIVDAIEKHHQVPLQDPTPSLDAVILANLVSKTIGIGLGAEGLNLRADDGSYQRLGLDFRAFCRVCANTSVQVAELKQAYGIAA